One Hallerella porci genomic window, CTCAAATAAAGTAGCGCTTATGTTTACGAAACAATGCATTGTCACGTTGGATATGGAAGGGGTTTTAACTCCGGAAATTTGGATTGCCTTCGCCGAAAAAACGGGAATTCCAGAACTGCGTTTAACCACCCGCGATATTCAAGATTACGATGAACTGATGCGCGGACGCTTGAAAATTTTGGAACGCAATCATTTGAAGCTTTCGGATATTCAACGCGTCATCGGAAGCCTTCCGCTTTTGGACGGCGCTCTAGAATTTTTAAACACTCTCCGCAACGAAGCGCAAGTCATCATCCTTTCGGATACCTTCCAAGAATTTGCGTATCCGCTGGTCAAGAAGATGAATTTGCCGACGATTTTCTGCCACAATTTAATTGTCGAAGACGATAAAATCATCGGTTATCATTTGCGTTTACAAGATCAAAAACGCAAAACCGTCGAAGCGCTCAAAACATTAAATTTCAAAGTATTTTCTGCGGGCGATTCCTTTAACGATACGGGAATGCTTCTCGCTGCCGACAAAGGTTCCTTTCTCTTTGCGCCCGAAAATGTAACCGCCAAATTCCCCACTCTCGCAGCGGCAAATTCCTACAAAGAATTGCTCGATTCGTTCCATCAATTTCAGGATACGCTGTAATGGCTAAAGCGGAAATTCCGGTCATCGTTTTAACAGCGGGAAAAGAAAAATCGGCGGTGCGCAATCATCCGTGGATTTTTAGCGGCGCCATTCATCAAGTTCTCGGGAATCCGCAAGCCGGCGATACCGTCGAAGTGCGTTCCGCTCACGGAGAATTTTTAGGCTACGCGGCATTTTCGCCGACGTCGCAAATCCGCGCACGCTTTTGGACTTTCCGCGAACGCACACCGATCGACCGCGATTTTTTTGCAGCTCTCATCGACAAGGCGATTGAAAATCGCCGTGCCCGCGGCTTTGATGTCGCAGACCCGAAATCCGCTTTCCGCTTAATTCACGCCGAAAATGACGGCATTCCCGGCTGCATTGTCGATAAATACGCCGACATTCTTTCCATCGAAATCCTCGCTGCCGGCGCAGAAAAATTTCGCAAAATCCTCTACGAAATTCTCGTCGAAAAAGTGCATCCACGCGGCATTTTAGAACGCTGCGATGCCGACGTCCGCTTAAAAGAAGGACTTCCGCAGAGAAAAGAAATCGTTTACGGCGATGTGCCAAAAACTCCCGTCGAAATGCTCGAAAACGGAATTCGTTTTGACGTTGACGTTTGGAATGGGCACAAAACCGGTTACTATTTGGATCAGCGCGACGCGCGTTTCGAAGTCGGAAAATTCGCCCGCGGAAAACACGTGCTCAACTGTTTTTCGTACACCGGAGGCTTCGGACTTTTTGCTTTACAAAATGACGCGAAGCTTGTCACCGAAGTCGATGTTTCCCGAGATGCGCTCCAAATCGCGGATTCGTTAATTCAGAAAAATGGATTTGACAAAAGCAAAACCGAACTCGTCGAAGCCGATGTATTTGCGTATCTTCGCAAATGCCGCGACAGCCGGAAAACTTTTGATTTAATCGTCCTCGATCCGCCGAAATTTATCGAAAGCAAATCGCATTTAGAAAAAGGCGCCCGCGGTTACAAAGACATCAATTTGCTCGCGCTCAAACTTTTAGCGCCGCAAGGAATGCTCGCGACCTTCAGCTGTTCTGGTCTTATGGAAATGTCACTTTTCCAAAAAATCGTCGCCGACGCAGCTCTTGACGCTCACCGCGATGTGCAAATCATCAAGCGTTTCGGACAACCCGCAGACCATCCGATTAAAACAACTTTCCCCGAAGGACAATATCTCAAAGGGCTTTTGCTGCAAGCCGATTAAATTTTCTCGGACGCGTCAAGCGTCCTTTTTTGTTGAAGCTCAAAATGATTTGCGATTTTAAAGTCGCATTTTCAAAATCCGCCAAAATGCGGAAAAGCTTTAAACACAAAAAAGCCCTGAGATTTCTCTCAGGGCTTCGTGCGAGTGGCAGGACTCGAACCTGCAACCTACTGGTTCGTAGCCAGTTGCGCTATCCAGTTACGCCACATTCGCATTGGAACGACCCAAATATAGATTTTTCAGAAATCTTGTCAAGGGTTGTTCGCACATTTTTTTCATTTTTTTATTTCTGATCCACGGTGACCGTGAGTTTATACGGTTGCGGCAGCTGTCCCTTCGTCGGAAGAGTTTCCGAATAACGCACGACAATGTAATACGGAAGGTAATCCGTCACCGTATTTGTTCCGCATTCATGAATATCGCCGATGCCGATTGTCGTATCGATTACCACTGTCTTTTTACGCTTTGCTGCATCGACCGAGACAAATTCATCGTTGTCATAGATGCATTCTGCGGGAGCACCATCAATTTTTGCGGGACCTAAAACAGCAAGTTCCAAAGGAATCGAATCCGTTAAGCCGGCGAGTTGAATGGAAAGAGTGTCGCGCTTTTTCAAATAGACTTTGAAAAGGTCTTCATCATCGCGGCAGTTCTTATTATACTGTCCGCCGAGAATTCCGGTGACTGTGATTCCTTTCGTGAGTTTTGAACCGTCGTAGAATTTAAGGGAAGAATCCATTAAAACTTCGGCATCTTTCGGCTTGGAATTGGAGCGGCAATTTCCCGCTTCATTTGTTTCGTATTCATCGCTATCGAGATACGGATACGTGGAAAAAGTTACCGTTTGCAATTTTTCTTTATTGCCGTCGTCATCTTCGATGTTGATGAATCGGAGTGTATCGTAATCGCTCGAAGGCATTAAACGCGGAATACCCGCAACCGTATCGACTGCGCCGACGATGTAAATTTTGGAACCTTTTTGTTTGACGACGCGGATTTTTACATTCGATGTCACTTGTTCTTCGTCAAAGTCGTCAATGCTTTTATCAAAGTAAGCGATGAGAGTATCCATCGGAGAAACCGAACCAAAAACTGTTTCGAGGCGCGGAGGATCGTGATCGACAGAACCGCAAGCGGCAAGGCCGAATAAAGAGAAACTGAGTGCTGCAGGAAGGAGATGCTTAAAAGGGCGCATTTCAAAAAACTCCATCTAAATTTTGTTCTGCATAAAGTTACATTTTATTCAAAATTTTTACCACTCCCCTTTTTAGATTTGTGATAAAATGAACGCATTTCAAAAAATTCTTTCGCTGATTTCTCGCGTCTTCCCAGTTCCTGGGAAAAAGGTTTTCATTTGGCTCGGCATTTTCCTTTTGCCGTGTATCGCTATCTTCGTTGCAATTTATCTGTATTTTGCAAGTCTTGTGCCGACTCTTCCTTCGCTCGAGCAACTCGAAGATATCGACCCGAAACTCGTGACAACCGTTTACGATAAAGACAGCGTTCCGGTGCACGAATTCTTTGTAGAACGTCGCATGTGGACGCCGATTGATTCAATTCCGCAGATGGCGATGAATGCGGTGATGGCGACGGAAGACCGCGTTTTCTACAGCCATTGGGGCATGAACATTTTGGCGATTCCGAAAGCGGTGATTCAGTCCGTGACCCGCGGCGATAAAATCCGCGGAGCTTCCACGTTAACGCAGCAACTTTCCAAGCTTCTCTTCCTCACTCCCGAGCGCAAACTTTCGCGTAAAATCAAAGAAGCGATGACTTCGGTTCGCATTGAACAAACTTATACCAAGCGCGAAATCATGGAATTTTACATGAACGAAGTTTACTTGGGCGGAGGCAATTACGGCTTCCAAGCGGCGAGTGATTTTTATTTCGGAAAACCTCTTGATAGTCTTTCCGTTCCGCAGTATGCAATTCTCGCGGGCATGTTACAGCGCCCCGAAGGTTACCGCCCCGATCGCCATCCGAAACTCGCACTAGAACGTCGCAATACCGTTCTCTATGCGATGTATGACGAAGGCTACATTTCCAAAGAAGATTACAAGCGTTACATTGAAACTCCCGTCGAAACGGTGAAGCACAAAGTCGGAAACGGCTCCGGACTTTACTACTACGAAGAAATTCGCAAATTCATGGAAAATAAATATGGTCAAAAATCCCTTTACGCAGACGGCGTGAACATTTACAGCACCATCGATCCCGAAATTCAAGCGTTCGCAGAACAAGTCGAAAAGAAGCACATTGAACGCATCCGGAAACGCATTCAGCAGCGTGCCGTTTGGAAGCTCGGACTCACAAGCAAATACAAGATGGATAGCGATTCCATCGTCGCACACTTCGATAGCGTTTACGCTCTTTTCAAAAAAGAATACTTGGCAAAAGATACCGCATCCGATCCGTCCAAGTGGCGTTATCCCGATTCTTCGCGTTACCACGCCCCGCAGATGGCGATGATTTTAATCGAAAACGGAACGGGCGCAATCCGCGCAATGGTCGGCGGCAACGACTTTAACGAATCCCGCTGGAACCGTGCAGTGCAATCCTTACGCCAACCGGGTTCTTCTTTTAAGCCGATTGTTTACGCGACTGCAGTCGAAGCCGGAGCCTCTCCTTGCGATTCGATTAACGACCAACCGGTAACGATTGAAGACGAAAGCGATCCGTCAAAAACATGGCGTCCCGCGAACTTTGAAAAAGAATTTGAAGGGATGATGACTCTCCGCCGCGCCCTTTATCGTTCGATGAATTTACCCGCCGTTCTCACCGGCATTAAATACGGCCTCCCCAATGTGGTGAACTACGCCCGCAAGTTTGGCATTCGCAAAGCACCGCTACAGCCAGTCCCCAGTCTTGCGCTCGGATCCATCGGCAGCACGTTAATGGAAATGACTTCGGCGTATACCGTATTCCCGAACGGAGGCGTCCGCATTGAACCGTATATGATCGATTCCATCGTCGATAAAGCGGGAAACGTCATCGAAAGACATAAAAGCGAAGAACGGACGGTTTTAAAACCGGCGAGCGCATACATTATGGTCGATATGCTGAAAGATGTCAACATCCACGGAACCGCAGCCCGCGTCGGCGCCAGCGGATTCCGCCACCCGAGCGGAGGAAAAACCGGAACGACAAATAATTACGCAGACGCTTGGTACATCGGCTTTACCCGTTACTACACCCTCGGCATTTGGGTTGGGACTGATTCGCCCGCTCCGATGGGCCCGGGACATACCGGTTCCGAAGATCCGCTCCCCGCTTGGATTGAAGTGATGAAAGAATTGCACAAGGATTTGCCGATTAAAACGTTTGCGATGGCACCCGGCGTTGTAAGCAAAAAAATGTGTAACTTTACGGGAAAAATTGCAGGTGAATTCTGCGGAACTACTTCTTACTGTCTTTATTCCGCGGGACATGTTCCTTCTGAATTCTGCGACGGCAATCATCTTTCGAATAAAAAGTCTGCAGACGATGCGACGATTTTCTCGAGCAAAAGCACCGCCGAAGGCTCGATGAAAGCGAAAACGAAAAAAGAAAAAGACGCTCCGCCCCCGAAAAAGAAAACGAGACAAATGTTCTAATTGAAATTAAAGGCGCCAGAGGCGCCTTTTTCATTAGGAATGAAGAATGAGTGCGCACCGCTTCGCGGGGTTTTGAGAACTTAGAGCTGAGAACTTAGAGCTTAGAAATACAAGTTCTAAGATCTTGCGTTACCGCGCGACAAAGTCGCGCCATGATGACATTTCTAACTCCTCATTGCCCATTTCTCATTTTCTCTCATGCAATTCTGCGAGAAGCCATTTAACACGTCAAATTCGTCCACACAATTCTGCAAGATGCCGTTTTACTCACCAAATGCGTCCATTCACTTTTGCGAGATGCTGTTTTACCCACCAAATGTGTCCATTCACTTTTGCAAGATGCCGTTTTACCCACCAAATGTGTCCATTCACTTTTGCAAGATGCTGTTTTACCCACCAAATGAGCCCATTCACTTTTGCAAGATGCTGTTTTGCCCACCAAATGTGTCCATTCACTTTTGCAAGATGCTGTTTTGCCCGCCAAATGCGTCCATGCATTTGGCAAGGTGACATTTTACCCACCAAATGCGTCCTTGCACTTTTACGGTTCCCCCTAACCACTAGCCACTAACAACTAATCACGACTCCCCTTTCGCGCCTTTTCCCCCGCGCAGCTTTGCCACACGCTATCTACATTTCTAATTTCTCATTCCTAATTTCTAATTTTTTTCTATTTTTGCTTTTCGGTGACAAATTATAAAGATATCAAATCTCTGACTGTGGACGAGCTCAAAGAATGGCTTTCTGCCAACTGTGAGAAGACGTACCGCGCGGATCAAATCGAAAATTGGCTCTTTTGCGGTCAAGTTTCGAGTTATGACCAGATGAAAAATATTCCGCAGCAAACGCGGGATAAATTATCAAAAGCTTTTGCGATTCGCTCACTTTCCGAAGTGCAGCACCTCGTTTCTGTCGATGGAACCGTCAAATGGCTTTTCAAAACCCCCGATGAAAAATTCATCGAAACCGTTCTCATTCCGACGAATGGACGGTTCTCGGTTTGCGTTTCGACGCAAATCGGATGCGCACAAAATTGCGCCTTTTGCCGCACCGCAAAAATGGGATTCATCCGCAATCTCGAAGCCGGCGAAATTCTCGAAGAAATCATCCGGGTCAACGAATATCTCAAAGAAACCGGCGAAATTGACGCCGATGGAAAACCCGCCCAAGTCACGAATATCATCTTCATGGGAATGGGCGAACCGCTCAATAATTTGGAAAATGTGCACCGCACTTGTTGCACTCTCCACAACCAAAAATTATTTAATCTCGGCCGTAAAAAAATGACCGTAAGCACGAGTGGCGTCGTTCCGAAAATCAAAGAACTCGTCGATAGAAACACGCCTTGCTGCCTCGCGGTTAGCCTCAACAGCACAAACAATGAACGTCGCAGTTCTGTAATGCCCGTCAATAAAGTTTGGCCGATTGAAAAACTTTTAGAAGCGACGGACGAATATACCCGCCGCACCGACAATTACGTCACCTTTGAATTTGTTTTGATGAAAGGCGTCACGTGCACCGATGAAGCCGCCAAAGAACTGATCAAAATCTGCGCCCCGCGCCGCTGCAAAGTCAATGCGATTGTCCTCAATCAAATGGACGATCCCAACTTGGAAGCGCCAACACAAGAAGAAGTGGACCATTTCCTCGAGAAAGTTCGTGCCGCCGAAATTCAAATCACTATCCGCAACCCGCGGGGACGCGATATTCTCGCAGCCTGCGGTCAGCTCGCTTACAAAAAACAACAGAAGGTAGTCAATGCTCACACAGAATCTCTCTGAATTCTGGGAAAATCTCTACACGGAACACAAAGATTATTGGAATTTGAAGAAAGCGACTCCCGCTCTCTTAGATTTTTTCAACCATCCTAGTTGCCCGAAAACGGGAAATGTTCTTGTACCCGGTGCTGGATTCGGCTACGATGCAGAAGCTTGGGCAATGCGCGGACACGATGTGCTCGCCGTTGACTTTGCGCCAACTGCCGTCGATGAATTGGATCGTATTTCTCGAAAGCATGAGAATTTCAAATCGTTGGATTTGGATCTTTTTGAACTGAGTCCGAAAGACCCGAAAAAAGGCGGCTTGCAATTTGACATTATTTATGACTATTGCACATTTACCGCAATTCATCCGGGACGCCGCGACGAATGCTTTGAAGTGTGGCACAAAATGTTAAAAGACGACGGCGTTGTCATCGCATTCTTCTACCCATTCTTGAATGCAAATACTCTCCAAGGTCCTCCGCATCCGACTTCCGAAGGCGAGCTGATGGCGCGTCTCGGCGGCATCTTTGATGTGGCAGAACGCATCGCCGTAAACGACAGTGTTCCTTCTCGCAAAGGCAAGGAAGAAATCTGGCTTTTGAAGAAGGCTGCAGAATAAAATAATTCTATTTTTAAGGTCACCCCTTGCGGGGTGACTTATCGTGTTTTAAAACAACAAGGATTTTGATTATGGCAGACGAAGAACTTTGCCCGTGCGGCTCCGGAAAGAAATATTCCGAATGCTGCGAACCGATTATCAAAGGCACTACTCTTGCGCCGACTCCAGAAGCGTTGATGCGTTCTCGCTACACCGCCTACGCCAAGCATGAAGTCAAGTGGCTCAAGGATTCTCTCGAACCGTCTCAGCAAACCGACTACGATGAAAAGAGCGTCGAAGAATGGAGCAAGCGTTCGCAGTGGATGGGCTTTAAGATTCTCCAGACCAAAACCGAAGAAGACAAGAATATCGGTTGGGTGGAATTTATTTGCAAATACAAGCAAGGAAATCTCGCCCGCGAACATCACGAACTTTCGGAATTCCACAAAGTCAAAGGCGCGTGGCTCTTCTACGATGGACGTGCGGTAAAGCCGACAACCGTTCACAACACAACGCCGACAATCGGCCGTAACGATCCGTGTCCGTGCGGTTCGGGTCTCAAATACAAAAAGTGCTGCGGCAAGGATAAATAAAAAATGTTCAAAATTTTCGTCGATGGCGAAGCAGGAACCACAGGGCTCCAGATCAATGAACGTCTTGCGAAACGCGATGACGTAGAAATTCTCCATATCGATCCGGAACTGCGCAAAGATGCAGCGGAACGTGCGAAACTCATTAACGCATCCGATGTTACATTTCTTTGTCTTCCCGATGCCGCTTCCAAAGAAAGCGCGCTTCTCTGCACAAACCCAAAGACGAAAATTATTGACGCTTCTACAGCGCACAGAACCAATCCGAATTGGGCTTACGGACTTCCGGAACTTTCTCCGGAATTTCGTCAGAAAATTCAAACCGGTACGCGCATTGCAAATCCCGGCTGTCACGCTTCGGGATTTATCTTGGGCGTTTATCCGTTAATCGCTGCAGGTCTTCTCAAAAAATCGGCGGACTTAGCGACTTATAGTTTGACCGGATATTCGGGCGGTGGCAAAAAAATGATCGCCACTTACGAAGCCGAAGGCGCACAAATTTCGCATCCCGGCGAATCTCCGCGACTTTTTGCTCCGCGTCCATACGCCCTCGGACATCATCACAAGCATTTACCCGAAATGCAACTGATTTGCGGTCTCACCAAATCGCCCATTTTTAATCCGGTCGTCGGACCTTTCTACAAAGGCATGGCGGTTTCCACGGCGATTTTCCAAAGTTCGCTTTCGAAAAGTGCAACGGCTGCAGATATTCAAAATATTCTCGCGGAACATTACGCGGGCTCCCGCTTTGTCAAAGTGCTTCCCTACGAAGAAGAACCCACTTTGGATGCGGGCTCACTCAACCCGACGGAATGCAATGGAACGAATGAAGCGCACGTTTATGTGTTCGGCAAAGGCGAATCCATTCAAGTCTCCGTCATTATCGACAATCTGGGGAAAGGCGCTTCGGGCGCTGCGATTCAAAATATGAACATCGCACTCGGAATCGACGAAGGATCTGGTCTTTCATGTTTTTAGACGAAAAAACGATCGAAGTTCGCTCGGGCAAAGGCGGCAACGGCTTAAGCAGTTTCCGTCGTGAAAAATTCGTACCGCTCGGCGGTCCGGACGGAGGCGATGGCGGTCGCGGAGGTAGCGTAATTCTGCGAGCAAACGAACAGTACACCACTTTGCTTGATATGGGAAATCTTCACGTTTACAAAGCTCAAAACGGTGAAGATGGCGGTCCTTCGCGCAGCACAGGAAAATCGGCGAAAGATTTAATCGTCGATGTTCCGTGCGGAACTCTCGTCAAAGATTCCGAAGGGCATATTCTCGCCGACTTAACCGAACCCAATCAGCGTTGGGTGGCCGCGAAAGGTGGTCGAGGCGGACTCGGAAACGTCCACTTTGTAACTCCCGCATTGCAAGGCCCCGAAAAAGCGACGCAAGGTCAACGCGGAGAACGCCGCAAACTTTTCTTAGAGCTCAAACTCGTCGCCGATGTCGGACTTGTCGGTTTCCCAAACGCGGGCAAGTCTTCTCTCGTAAATAAAATTTCGAGCGGACGCCCCAAAGTCGGCGATTATCCGTTCACCACTCTCGAACCGGTCTTAGGCATTGTCGCAGAAAATTCCCGCAGTTTTGTCGTCGCAGACATTCCGGGTTTGATCGAAGGCGCAAGCGAAGGCAAAGGCCTCGGACACGAATTTTTAAAACACATTGAACGCACTTATGCGCTTCTTTTTGTCATCGATGCCTTTGACGAAAACGCTTGGAAAAATTTCCAAACTCTGCGGAAAGAATTGAAAAAATTCCACCCGAAGCTCGTCGAAAAGCCTTACACGATTGCGCTCAACAAAGCGGACTTGGGAATTGAAAAAGCCGAAAAAATTTTCAAATCAAAAAAAGAAAATTTCGTTTCGACTTCGGCCGTTACCGGCGAAGGCGTCAAAGAATTAAATAAAATTCTTTCGAACCTCGTCCCCGATAAGCGCAAAAAAGCAGTCGGTTGGGGAAAGTAAAATGGCAAATTCCGGAAACAATCTCACGAAAAAAGATCTCGTGGAGGAAATCGCCTCCCGCGCCGGCTTGACTCAAGTCGACACAAAAATCATCGTGGAAAATTTTCTGGCCGCCATTTCACAAGCGCTAATCGAAGGCAAAAATATTGAAATTCGCGGATTCGGACGTTTCAAATTACGCATGCGCGGCGCCCGCAAAGCACGCAATCCGCGGACGGGCGAACCTGTCAATATCGACGCTCAAATTCGCCCCGTTTTTGAAGCGAGCAAAGAATTGAGTAAACTGTTCGATTCGAAATCTGCCGATGCAAAATTCATCGAAAAAATTGAAAGCGATGATTCCTTCGACGACGATTCCAACAGAAGCGAAGACGAATATGGCCGATAAAAAAGACATTGCAAAAACGCCGACCATTACAAACCGCAAAGCGCAACATCTCTACTTTGTAGAAAGCCGTTTTGAAGTGGGCATTATGCTCGTCGGTTCCGAAATCAAATCCATCCGCGCAGGGAAATGCACTTTTAGCGATGCTTGGGTCGAAGTTTCGCGGGACAAAAATGAGCTCTGGCTCGTCGGCGCGCATATCGACGAATATTTTTTTGCAAAACGTTTTGGGCACGAACCGCAGCGCAAGCGCAAACTTCTCGCCCACATTTCTGAAATTCAAAAAATGCGGAAAGCGACCGAAATCAAAGGGCTCACGCTGATTCCGCTCAAATTGTATTTTAAAAATCGCTACGCCAAACTTGAAATAGGATTATGCCGAGGCAAAGATCAAAGAGACAAGCGGGCCGATATCATCGCCCGAGACGAAAAACTCGCGATTGCAAGAATTGTCAAAGCCGGCGGTCGGCGCTAATTTTTCTTGGTTGCGTTTTGCTTTTCGGCCTTTTCTCGGAAGCGGCCGCTGCGGTTTCTATTGCGCAAAAGAACGGCGCTTGGATGGTCGATATTGATGCGCTTTCGCAAAGTGAAAATTTAACGACCTCGCTACAGCCCGTCGAAAGGCGCTTCAAAGCCGAAGGAAAAACTTTTTCGTGTTCCTTTGTCATCGGGTTTCCGTATATTTTAGCCAATGGAAAAGCGGTCAAATTAAATTCTTCGACCACCTACGAAGACGATACGGTTTGGGCGCCAGCGCAAGAAACGATTGAAATTTTTAGCGCAGCCTTTTCCAAAAATTACACTCTCGATTCTGCAAACAAAGTTTTAAAAATTGTTGAAGCAAAAAGCACTCCCCAAAATACAGTTGCTCTCCAAAAGGAAGTAACTGTAGAAAAGAAAGAAATTTTACAAAAGAAAGATTCTTCCGAAAAGAAAGCAACTGTAAAATCGACCGCACAAGAAACGAAACCTGCAAAAGAAAAAGTCGTAGAATCCGTTCCCGTTCGCACGAACAAAAATGCGCCCGCGGGCTCGCGCGAAGTCAAAACAATTATCATCGATCCTGGTCACGGCGGAAAAGATCCCGGTGCGATTGGACTTTTTTCCAATGAAAAAGATATCGTCTTAGCCGTTGCCAAAAAATTGCAAAAAGAATTGACCGCAAACGGATTCGAAGTCAAACTCACCCGCAGCACCGATATTTTTATTCAGCTTTCGGAACGTCCGCAACTCGCCAATAAATGGAACGGCGACCTTTTCATCAGTTTACATTGCAATGCAATTGACGGCAACAAAGAACGCAAAAAGAAGACAAAAGGCTTCCGCATTTACGTGCTTCGCGATCCCGAAAGCGAAGAAGACCGCGCCATCGCTCGCCGCGAAAACAAAGTCGCCAAAACTTACGGCGATAAAAATTCAAAAGACGAACTTTCGCCTCTCGATTGGTTAAAAATTCAAGCCCGCTTGGAACAATACAAACAAGCGAGTTACACATTTACGGAAAAAGTCATCCGCTCCTACGAAAAAGGAAAAATTCCCAAGATGGGCTCAGGCGCAGGCGGTGCTGGATTTATGGTTCTCGTCGGCGCCTTTATGCCAGCGACTCTTATCGAACTCGGCTTTATCAGCAATCCCGATGAA contains:
- the smpB gene encoding SsrA-binding protein SmpB, with the translated sequence MQNSSKKLKAMIPSTTIPTEAKTNMADKKDIAKTPTITNRKAQHLYFVESRFEVGIMLVGSEIKSIRAGKCTFSDAWVEVSRDKNELWLVGAHIDEYFFAKRFGHEPQRKRKLLAHISEIQKMRKATEIKGLTLIPLKLYFKNRYAKLEIGLCRGKDQRDKRADIIARDEKLAIARIVKAGGRR
- a CDS encoding N-acetylmuramoyl-L-alanine amidase family protein, with amino-acid sequence MLFGLFSEAAAAVSIAQKNGAWMVDIDALSQSENLTTSLQPVERRFKAEGKTFSCSFVIGFPYILANGKAVKLNSSTTYEDDTVWAPAQETIEIFSAAFSKNYTLDSANKVLKIVEAKSTPQNTVALQKEVTVEKKEILQKKDSSEKKATVKSTAQETKPAKEKVVESVPVRTNKNAPAGSREVKTIIIDPGHGGKDPGAIGLFSNEKDIVLAVAKKLQKELTANGFEVKLTRSTDIFIQLSERPQLANKWNGDLFISLHCNAIDGNKERKKKTKGFRIYVLRDPESEEDRAIARRENKVAKTYGDKNSKDELSPLDWLKIQARLEQYKQASYTFTEKVIRSYEKGKIPKMGSGAGGAGFMVLVGAFMPATLIELGFISNPDEEKFMNSEKGQVDMAKRIANGVIDYKKAMNEYLETLKARN